One Leptospira fainei serovar Hurstbridge str. BUT 6 DNA window includes the following coding sequences:
- a CDS encoding sterol desaturase family protein, translating to MEKINLITIAIPFFFLLIGLELFFSWYKKRGLYRLNDSINDLSAGVSSQIFGIIFKTIIFLAYIWMYENWRIIDLPAWPSERVSWMPSNDLLGISANTWSWSIVLLVWVACFVLYDLAYYWNHRLSHEVNFLWAGHVVHHQSEEYNLTVALRQASFHSLFSWVFYVPLALLGFPPIVTILNGQLNLIYQFWIHTKAIDKLPSWFEAIFNTPSHHRVHHGINPKYIDKNHGGTLIVFDKWFGTFQKEEETPVYGTVKPLRSFNPFWANVHYWWEMFELAWKSSRWIDKIKVFVAMPGWRPEELGGQYPIPEVNEKTFKKYDVSLPTGLTVYALVWFAATVTGTFAMLVKISVIPVNVQYTIFILSFLSLISIGGILDLKRWALYMEPARLAILIATAILFGFSNANLAIIGGLAFLSVAWFLLHRHSFSSWKEIDPAKEIQSRTA from the coding sequence ATGGAAAAAATAAATCTTATCACCATCGCCATTCCCTTCTTTTTCCTATTAATCGGATTAGAACTATTCTTTTCCTGGTACAAGAAAAGAGGGCTCTATCGCTTAAACGATTCGATTAACGATCTGAGTGCAGGAGTCTCGAGTCAGATATTCGGAATCATTTTTAAGACGATCATCTTTCTGGCTTACATCTGGATGTATGAAAATTGGAGAATCATAGACCTACCTGCATGGCCTAGCGAAAGAGTTTCTTGGATGCCGTCGAACGACCTTCTCGGCATTTCCGCCAATACTTGGTCATGGTCTATCGTTCTTCTTGTTTGGGTTGCATGCTTCGTTTTGTACGATCTCGCCTATTATTGGAATCATCGCCTCAGTCACGAAGTCAATTTTCTGTGGGCAGGGCACGTCGTTCACCATCAAAGTGAAGAATATAACCTGACAGTCGCGTTACGACAAGCCAGCTTTCATTCTCTTTTTTCCTGGGTCTTCTACGTTCCTCTTGCATTATTAGGATTCCCTCCGATTGTCACGATTTTAAACGGACAACTGAACTTAATCTACCAATTTTGGATTCATACAAAAGCGATCGATAAGCTGCCTTCTTGGTTCGAAGCGATTTTCAACACTCCTTCCCATCATAGGGTACATCATGGAATCAATCCGAAATACATCGATAAGAATCACGGTGGAACCCTAATCGTTTTCGACAAATGGTTTGGCACTTTCCAAAAAGAAGAAGAGACTCCCGTATACGGGACCGTAAAACCCCTACGAAGCTTCAATCCGTTTTGGGCGAACGTTCATTACTGGTGGGAGATGTTCGAACTTGCTTGGAAATCCTCTCGTTGGATCGACAAAATTAAAGTCTTCGTCGCGATGCCCGGTTGGAGACCGGAGGAACTTGGCGGCCAATACCCGATTCCCGAAGTGAATGAGAAAACTTTCAAAAAATATGATGTTTCGTTACCGACCGGATTAACCGTTTACGCATTGGTTTGGTTCGCGGCAACCGTAACCGGAACCTTTGCGATGCTTGTAAAAATTTCCGTAATCCCGGTTAACGTGCAATATACGATTTTTATACTCAGTTTTCTTTCCCTGATTTCGATCGGAGGAATCTTGGATTTAAAAAGATGGGCGCTTTATATGGAACCCGCAAGGCTTGCAATTCTAATCGCTACAGCAATTCTATTCGGTTTTAGCAACGCAAATCTTGCGATTATCGGCGGCTTGGCATTCTTATCCGTAGCTTGGTTTTTACTCCACAGACATTCATTTTCCAGCTGGAAGGAAATCGATCCGGCTAAGGAAATCCAAAGTCGGACCGCTTAG
- a CDS encoding transposase encodes MAKFKNTDPNQLRMYVLEFKELFGEEHPIHGFKKVIDRLDFEDFEKNYQNDETGRPAISPKKVISALFYSILIGNISMRELCRLSKLRAELIYLLDGEELDHSFISKFRKTHRTEIEDLFSQTVFLGYESGYIDFETVSIDGTKIKANANPDDIGDLEKFELRLEQIEKVSKVKFQEWEKSADMDRSQIRDKRKELELKAEKLQDAVKFLKKHKDRRRVHLYERDCDLQKKGNVFLVGYNAQAAVDCKSNMIISHSVETEQSDTKFAEKMIRKVESCYEFLRSEKQDLNRIQYVLDAGYASESNFQRLKDFDLYCPDQKVTRLFQAGKIPKVTDFSKRRPPFIKFIYEKKANNFVCPSGRTLKFRSEKYLHGQYSYSDYRSTGCNGCKLKHFCTKGRSKSILVNSNNLRRNYIHLSPSKNYHPSELNNFYTMEMRKKLQNPKSRKIYAKRFSSIEGVFGAMKGSRAGNRFMTKGLEKVSLEWSERCSAHNIGKICGFRYI; translated from the coding sequence ATGGCAAAGTTCAAGAATACGGATCCGAATCAGCTTAGAATGTACGTTTTAGAGTTCAAGGAATTGTTCGGGGAAGAACATCCGATTCACGGTTTTAAGAAAGTCATTGATCGGTTAGATTTCGAAGATTTCGAAAAGAATTACCAGAATGATGAGACTGGCAGACCTGCAATTTCACCGAAGAAAGTTATTTCGGCTCTTTTTTATTCCATTTTAATCGGCAATATCTCGATGCGGGAACTCTGTAGGTTATCCAAACTCAGAGCTGAATTGATCTATCTTCTGGATGGAGAAGAGCTGGATCATAGTTTTATCTCAAAGTTCAGAAAGACTCACAGAACTGAAATCGAAGATCTATTTTCTCAAACGGTATTTCTCGGTTACGAAAGCGGTTATATAGATTTTGAAACCGTTTCCATAGATGGCACTAAGATAAAGGCGAATGCGAATCCCGATGATATAGGGGACCTGGAAAAATTCGAGCTTAGACTTGAACAAATCGAAAAGGTAAGTAAGGTCAAATTTCAAGAATGGGAAAAGTCTGCCGATATGGATCGTTCTCAAATTCGAGACAAAAGAAAAGAATTAGAACTAAAGGCGGAAAAGCTTCAGGATGCGGTAAAATTCCTAAAAAAGCACAAAGACCGTCGTAGAGTCCATCTCTATGAGAGAGATTGCGATCTACAGAAAAAAGGAAACGTATTCCTGGTAGGTTACAATGCTCAAGCGGCGGTCGATTGCAAATCCAACATGATCATTTCTCACAGTGTGGAAACGGAACAATCCGATACTAAGTTTGCGGAGAAAATGATTCGAAAAGTCGAATCTTGCTACGAATTCTTAAGATCGGAAAAACAAGATTTAAATAGAATTCAATATGTCTTAGATGCCGGTTATGCAAGCGAAAGTAATTTCCAGAGATTAAAAGACTTCGATCTTTATTGTCCCGATCAAAAAGTAACAAGGTTATTCCAAGCAGGGAAGATCCCAAAAGTTACCGATTTCTCCAAACGAAGGCCTCCGTTCATCAAATTTATCTATGAAAAGAAAGCCAACAACTTCGTCTGTCCATCGGGCAGAACACTTAAATTCCGATCCGAAAAGTATCTTCATGGACAATACAGTTATTCGGATTACAGATCGACGGGTTGCAACGGCTGTAAGTTGAAACATTTCTGCACAAAAGGTCGATCTAAATCCATTTTGGTGAATTCTAATAACTTGAGAAGAAACTACATTCATTTAAGTCCAAGTAAAAACTACCATCCGAGCGAGCTGAATAATTTCTACACGATGGAAATGCGCAAAAAGTTACAAAACCCGAAATCGAGAAAAATTTATGCCAAACGGTTTTCTTCGATTGAAGGCGTCTTTGGTGCAATGAAAGGATCTCGTGCAGGAAATAGATTCATGACAAAAGGATTGGAAAAAGTTTCTCTTGAATGGTCCGAAAGATGCTCCGCTCACAACATAGGAAAAATTTGCGGATTTCGGTATATTTAA
- a CDS encoding TIGR04282 family arsenosugar biosynthesis glycosyltransferase: protein MPNPILHIFLKNPILGRVKTRLAVDIGEKAALEVYLALVEKTRECVRLLDIPKILWFDSFLPDSSESDNWGSPHLIMKLQQGHDLGEKMRNAFLYSFNNGYSSAALIGSDCAELQEFHLREAFRILDEKDVIYGPAKDGGYYLIGLKEDFPELFQGIQWSTNTVLPASLEKVRQAGKKVGLLPVLTDIDTLSDLQECEAKGILAWRRTSS, encoded by the coding sequence ATGCCAAATCCGATTTTACATATATTCTTAAAGAATCCGATTCTCGGACGGGTAAAAACAAGACTCGCAGTAGATATTGGTGAAAAAGCTGCCCTAGAAGTTTACCTGGCATTAGTGGAAAAAACCAGAGAATGCGTGCGCCTTCTCGATATCCCCAAAATTCTTTGGTTCGATTCATTTCTTCCCGATTCGAGCGAATCCGATAATTGGGGGAGCCCCCATTTAATTATGAAATTACAGCAGGGTCATGATTTGGGCGAAAAAATGAGAAACGCATTTTTATATTCGTTTAATAACGGATATTCGTCGGCGGCTTTAATCGGGAGCGATTGTGCAGAACTCCAAGAATTTCATTTAAGGGAGGCTTTCCGAATCTTGGATGAGAAGGATGTCATTTACGGACCGGCAAAAGACGGAGGCTACTATTTGATCGGATTGAAGGAAGATTTTCCGGAACTTTTTCAAGGAATCCAATGGAGCACAAATACCGTATTGCCTGCGAGCTTGGAGAAAGTCCGACAAGCCGGAAAGAAAGTCGGTTTACTTCCCGTTCTAACCGACATTGATACTTTAAGCGATCTGCAAGAATGCGAAGCAAAGGGGATTTTAGCGTGGAGAAGGACTTCTTCTTAA
- a CDS encoding TIGR04283 family arsenosugar biosynthesis glycosyltransferase has product MEKDFFLNSKISIIIPVHNEENFLSRLLERLEALNRTDENLEIIVVDGKSTDNSRKIASRYQVTLIDSPIQRRSFQCNLGAKFAKGKILFFLHADCLPPEDYFHAVRISVQEGKQAGCFRIRYDSTNWWLKLNAVYKDANLSLLRFGDQGLFVTTAIFSKCGGFREDWNLMEDSEIVRRIRKISSFNVLDSRIIVSPRKFAEIGIIKLQFAYFICSLLFILRAGPNLIEKSYRILTKKKEQILS; this is encoded by the coding sequence GTGGAGAAGGACTTCTTCTTAAATTCAAAGATTTCCATCATTATCCCCGTCCATAACGAAGAAAATTTTCTTTCCAGACTTTTGGAACGCCTCGAAGCTTTAAATCGAACGGACGAAAATTTAGAAATTATCGTAGTCGATGGCAAAAGCACCGACAATTCCAGAAAGATCGCTTCCCGATACCAAGTAACGTTAATCGACTCACCTATTCAGCGTCGCTCGTTTCAATGCAACTTAGGCGCAAAGTTCGCTAAAGGAAAGATTTTATTTTTCCTGCATGCCGATTGTCTTCCGCCGGAAGATTATTTCCACGCCGTTCGAATAAGCGTGCAAGAAGGCAAACAAGCCGGATGCTTTCGCATTCGTTACGATTCGACGAATTGGTGGCTTAAGCTGAACGCCGTTTACAAAGACGCAAACTTGAGTCTATTACGATTCGGTGATCAGGGACTATTCGTGACAACTGCGATTTTTTCAAAATGCGGCGGGTTCCGAGAAGATTGGAACCTAATGGAGGATTCGGAGATTGTACGGAGAATTCGTAAAATCAGTTCTTTTAATGTTTTAGACTCTCGTATAATTGTTTCTCCAAGGAAATTTGCAGAAATCGGAATAATCAAATTGCAGTTTGCTTATTTCATTTGCTCCCTCCTCTTCATACTTAGAGCCGGGCCAAATTTAATAGAAAAATCGTATCGAATTCTTACAAAAAAAAAGGAGCAAATCCTTTCGTAA
- a CDS encoding ABC transporter substrate-binding protein translates to MKQTRIFLISILLFVNTALFSEEAQPTTPPMTETIASPEESSLSTVKKLVGFIRYKKNDKALALINVGRFSELLIGTAKFSSTERKEFEDAIAEYIVNKAFPIAVKYFDKIDITYEKPILKDKRIRIGSSILYKGSDQVSFAWILSEIDGNWYITDFETEGKLATDINRTKNIEPSLKKNGVKGTIALVQKAAKN, encoded by the coding sequence GTGAAACAAACCCGAATTTTTCTAATCAGCATTTTGCTCTTCGTAAATACAGCTCTGTTTTCCGAAGAGGCTCAACCAACGACTCCGCCGATGACGGAAACAATAGCCTCTCCCGAGGAATCATCTCTTTCTACGGTTAAAAAGCTGGTCGGTTTTATACGATATAAAAAAAATGATAAGGCTTTGGCCTTAATCAATGTAGGCCGATTTTCAGAATTATTGATCGGCACGGCCAAATTTTCGAGCACGGAAAGAAAAGAATTCGAAGATGCAATCGCCGAGTATATAGTGAATAAAGCCTTTCCGATCGCAGTAAAATATTTCGATAAAATAGATATCACGTATGAAAAACCGATTCTTAAGGATAAGCGTATCAGGATCGGTTCCTCCATTTTATACAAAGGTTCGGATCAAGTTTCTTTTGCATGGATCCTTTCCGAAATCGACGGGAATTGGTACATTACGGATTTTGAAACCGAAGGAAAACTCGCAACCGATATCAATCGCACGAAAAATATAGAACCGTCTTTGAAAAAAAATGGAGTCAAAGGAACGATCGCTTTAGTTCAGAAAGCGGCTAAAAATTGA
- a CDS encoding efflux RND transporter permease subunit, with protein MRKFLSKSTDAVLTRPVTSSICLLIFLCVSAFYTTRLSINSNNLELLPPENPSVVITRKVIEMVGGSGFYTVVLKFKDEKGMTSHLVKAFQAKRDGNTDLQKKELDLADSEKRKHLPYYKEREKALKQSSEKLAELFLADKEFVRFVSYRYNVSFLQDRLPLFLKTEDLVEIRKRVKRKIDEEVERANPFFIKLTDEEYTPDFTDIISKYQRLAKRDIFDEYNISPDKGMLLLLIKPTGSFVDIDFDKRLDQKIQAIVKESHLEKSGVYAGYTGTYKLNQDDYETLIGALKPIGIASFLGIAFLLLLFFRNPLFIAMLLFSLFSGLLITFGITGFFIGELNSITSIIGSILMGLGIDYGIQFLYRFREEFTKKQDLIRSIKDTIYHTGVASLSSALTTTSAFVVLSFSEFRGFSEFGIIATYGTLVIAVTMYAVTAIQITLLLKWFPRLSKVFLLNDAQQTPSRILRKFYSRPGLLATVVVLAVLFLGFFAPKVEFDVNGRNLLVENQESVNLYDEISDRFDISSDPQAIVVNTLEESEAVFDYMNPVPEKISGSVDQVVSLWNFVPPYGQQLSNRKVLDQIAKDMKPVKPAFLKPEQRKYLPKAKVFLSVKPYGYQDVPDYFANQFKEIPSSKEKGHLIFLYPKVALWHGGKLLEFFAAVGQLEVPKISRRNLNTILYSTGIAGKGFIEPTKETYSKSEERVLLTALNSYTKEKLSSLKILPGTVETILEHRPYRNIAQVRSYTFKTNTAGSLMLFANLILIVQKEGFAAFFITLFLVIVVLILFYRAFLPAVLSLIPLLLGILVTVGFMTLIGLKLNFMNVLVFPVVIGYGIQNGIYIYYRFREDHDIVRAMAMVGPAVIASTLTTLVGWSALLLADQRGLHSIGKVATIGIAACLLIALTLLPAILELAYRSRKSEESETVPLGLGPEDAEEFTLETQMHEVPPTLPKQRAVKSRTKPKLPPKKKIPKKKSK; from the coding sequence ATGAGAAAATTTCTCTCTAAATCGACGGATGCAGTACTGACTCGTCCCGTTACGTCATCAATCTGCTTGTTAATTTTCCTATGTGTTTCCGCGTTCTATACGACTCGTTTGTCGATAAATAGCAATAATCTGGAATTATTGCCCCCGGAAAACCCGTCGGTCGTTATCACGCGTAAAGTGATCGAAATGGTCGGAGGAAGCGGATTTTACACGGTTGTTCTCAAATTTAAAGACGAGAAGGGAATGACCTCCCACTTAGTCAAAGCTTTTCAAGCTAAACGGGACGGGAACACTGATCTGCAAAAAAAAGAACTCGATCTTGCCGATTCAGAAAAGCGCAAACATTTGCCCTACTATAAGGAGAGAGAAAAAGCCCTAAAACAATCCTCCGAAAAACTAGCGGAATTATTTTTAGCCGATAAGGAATTTGTTCGTTTCGTCTCTTATAGGTATAACGTCTCGTTTTTACAAGATCGACTTCCTTTATTTTTAAAAACGGAAGACTTAGTTGAAATACGAAAGAGAGTCAAACGAAAAATTGATGAGGAGGTTGAACGGGCAAACCCATTCTTCATAAAGCTGACCGACGAGGAATATACCCCCGATTTTACCGACATTATTTCCAAATACCAACGTTTGGCAAAACGAGATATATTCGATGAATATAATATTTCTCCTGATAAGGGGATGCTTTTACTGCTGATCAAACCGACTGGATCCTTCGTGGATATCGATTTTGACAAACGACTAGATCAGAAAATCCAGGCTATCGTAAAAGAATCCCATTTGGAAAAGAGCGGCGTTTACGCCGGTTATACCGGAACGTATAAACTTAACCAAGATGATTATGAGACTTTGATAGGCGCCTTAAAGCCGATCGGTATTGCGTCCTTTCTAGGAATCGCTTTTTTACTCTTATTATTCTTCAGAAATCCGCTTTTCATCGCGATGCTTCTGTTTTCCCTCTTTTCGGGGTTACTGATAACGTTCGGTATTACCGGATTTTTTATCGGGGAGCTAAATAGTATTACTAGCATCATCGGATCCATCTTAATGGGTCTAGGGATCGACTATGGAATTCAGTTCCTATACCGATTTAGGGAAGAGTTCACTAAAAAGCAGGATTTAATAAGATCTATCAAGGATACTATTTATCATACCGGAGTCGCTTCCTTAAGTTCGGCGTTAACGACTACTTCGGCTTTCGTAGTCTTGTCCTTCTCCGAGTTTCGAGGATTTAGCGAATTCGGAATCATCGCAACCTACGGAACGCTCGTAATCGCAGTCACGATGTATGCGGTCACTGCAATACAGATTACGTTACTTTTAAAATGGTTTCCTCGCTTATCAAAAGTTTTTCTATTAAACGACGCGCAACAGACTCCTTCCCGAATATTGAGAAAATTTTATTCCCGACCCGGTTTGCTCGCGACGGTCGTTGTGCTGGCAGTCCTATTCCTCGGATTCTTTGCTCCTAAGGTGGAGTTCGACGTAAATGGCAGAAATTTACTCGTCGAAAATCAAGAATCCGTAAACCTCTATGACGAAATCTCCGATCGATTCGACATATCGTCCGATCCTCAAGCGATAGTTGTAAATACTTTGGAGGAATCCGAAGCTGTCTTCGATTACATGAATCCTGTCCCGGAGAAAATTTCCGGTTCTGTGGATCAAGTCGTTTCGCTTTGGAATTTCGTCCCTCCCTACGGACAACAATTGTCAAATCGTAAAGTCCTGGATCAAATCGCAAAAGATATGAAACCGGTCAAACCTGCGTTTCTAAAGCCTGAACAAAGAAAGTATCTTCCGAAAGCCAAAGTTTTTCTTTCGGTAAAACCTTACGGATACCAAGACGTTCCCGACTACTTTGCGAATCAATTTAAGGAAATTCCTAGTTCGAAAGAAAAAGGCCATCTGATCTTTCTATATCCGAAAGTGGCATTGTGGCACGGCGGGAAATTATTGGAATTCTTTGCCGCAGTCGGACAACTGGAAGTGCCGAAAATTTCCCGCAGGAACTTAAATACGATCTTATACTCTACCGGTATCGCCGGAAAAGGTTTTATCGAACCGACTAAAGAAACTTATTCGAAGTCGGAAGAGAGAGTTCTTCTTACCGCGCTAAACTCATATACGAAGGAAAAGCTGTCCTCATTAAAAATTCTCCCCGGCACCGTTGAGACGATTCTCGAACACAGACCTTATAGGAACATCGCGCAAGTAAGATCGTATACGTTCAAAACGAATACGGCGGGAAGTTTAATGCTTTTTGCAAACTTGATCCTGATCGTTCAGAAAGAGGGATTTGCGGCATTCTTTATCACATTGTTTTTGGTGATCGTTGTATTAATTCTTTTTTATAGAGCTTTTTTGCCGGCAGTTTTATCATTGATTCCTTTGCTTTTGGGAATTTTGGTCACGGTCGGTTTTATGACTTTGATCGGCCTAAAACTCAATTTTATGAATGTGCTTGTATTTCCCGTCGTGATCGGATACGGAATCCAAAACGGAATTTATATCTATTATCGTTTTAGAGAGGACCACGATATCGTTAGAGCCATGGCAATGGTTGGACCTGCAGTGATTGCATCCACGTTAACAACATTAGTGGGATGGAGCGCTTTATTACTCGCGGATCAGCGCGGATTGCATTCTATCGGGAAAGTGGCAACGATCGGGATTGCCGCCTGCCTCTTAATCGCTTTAACCCTTTTGCCGGCAATCTTAGAATTGGCGTATCGCTCTAGAAAGTCCGAGGAGTCCGAAACTGTTCCTTTGGGCCTCGGGCCTGAGGACGCGGAGGAATTTACTCTCGAAACGCAGATGCATGAGGTCCCCCCCACCCTGCCGAAACAAAGAGCGGTAAAAAGTCGGACAAAACCGAAGCTTCCACCCAAGAAAAAAATCCCGAAAAAGAAATCTAAATGA
- a CDS encoding MXAN_6521/LA_1396 family lipoprotein encodes MMNLRKITILLFLSTFCLVSNCTVRYVKASPEFEKSLTQFKRVIVILDSTSSIGLSESGMAKSMSEQYLAHHKEFIVYPNPKNKGADCSGLPGRAQGIFMLKLTEESRKSDIRLSALGQLKNCSTNTVLWEALASSTYSTGGEDEQSLRKTYTQKFGESVAPKAVPYYHLLRALFDELTGPVLNEAEQDEKIEIESQS; translated from the coding sequence ATGATGAATCTTAGAAAGATAACAATCCTACTTTTCCTTTCCACATTCTGTCTTGTTTCAAATTGTACGGTGCGTTATGTGAAAGCTTCACCCGAATTTGAAAAATCCCTAACTCAATTCAAAAGAGTCATTGTGATCTTAGATTCGACCTCTTCGATCGGTCTTTCCGAATCCGGGATGGCAAAGTCGATGTCTGAACAGTATCTAGCTCATCACAAGGAATTTATCGTTTATCCAAATCCGAAGAATAAAGGCGCTGATTGTTCGGGGTTACCCGGAAGGGCTCAGGGAATTTTCATGCTGAAACTTACGGAAGAGTCTCGAAAATCCGATATTCGGTTATCTGCTCTCGGACAATTGAAGAATTGTTCCACCAATACCGTTCTCTGGGAAGCATTGGCTTCTTCCACTTATTCGACGGGCGGAGAAGACGAGCAGTCGCTACGTAAAACTTACACGCAGAAGTTCGGAGAATCGGTAGCTCCGAAAGCGGTCCCCTACTATCATCTGCTTCGAGCTCTATTCGACGAACTGACGGGTCCGGTTCTCAATGAAGCGGAACAGGATGAGAAGATAGAAATAGAGTCCCAATCGTAG
- a CDS encoding PaaI family thioesterase, with product MSREFKPRGAEYKERVKQIFLEANFVRLLEIELLDIEPGLIRTSLSVQDKHKQQNNFVHAGVISTMADHSAGAAAGTLIGEQQVVLTLEFKINLLRPGIGDRLRCESNVIYQGKTIIVAESEVFAEHRKREKMIAKATVTLAIVGNRYG from the coding sequence ATGAGTCGAGAATTTAAACCTAGAGGCGCCGAATATAAAGAAAGAGTTAAGCAGATTTTTCTGGAGGCAAATTTTGTACGCTTATTAGAAATCGAATTGCTCGATATCGAACCCGGTTTGATTCGAACCTCGCTATCCGTTCAGGATAAACATAAGCAGCAGAATAACTTCGTGCATGCGGGAGTGATTTCCACAATGGCGGACCATAGTGCCGGCGCCGCCGCAGGAACTTTAATCGGAGAGCAACAAGTAGTACTTACTCTGGAATTCAAGATAAATTTACTCAGACCGGGCATCGGAGATCGTCTACGATGCGAGTCTAACGTTATCTATCAGGGAAAAACGATTATCGTAGCCGAGTCGGAAGTCTTTGCGGAGCATCGAAAAAGAGAAAAGATGATCGCAAAGGCGACCGTGACTCTCGCAATCGTTGGGAATCGATACGGATAG
- a CDS encoding NAD(P)H-dependent flavin oxidoreductase, which yields MKIRTSITDMLGIDLPIIGAPMFLVSYPDLVVAVSEAGGLGTFPSQNYRTIEELRRGLEEIRSRTKKPIGVNLILHKDHNPNWAKHLEVLLEFKVELIITSLGSPRSIVGEAKSVGTKVFCDVTTLKHARIVAKSGADALVAVAQGAGGHAGAISPFSLFPYLKKEIGLPVIAAGAISGGAQMAAALSLGADAVYIGTRLIASKEASASEEYKQMIVDSPPEEIVYTEKISGIPANWLRRSVEKAGDDFHTNRTHSIDQEFKRWKDIWSAGQGVAQIDSVLPAGEIVRNMAKEYGEILGKLPRPE from the coding sequence ATGAAAATACGTACATCAATCACTGATATGCTCGGAATCGACCTGCCGATCATCGGTGCTCCAATGTTTCTTGTTTCGTATCCGGATCTGGTCGTCGCCGTATCGGAAGCGGGAGGGCTTGGAACATTCCCCTCTCAAAACTATAGAACCATCGAAGAGTTACGGAGAGGATTGGAGGAAATTCGCTCCAGAACCAAGAAACCTATCGGTGTTAACTTAATTTTGCATAAGGATCATAATCCGAATTGGGCCAAGCATTTGGAAGTGCTCTTGGAATTCAAAGTTGAACTCATCATTACAAGTTTGGGAAGTCCTCGGAGTATCGTGGGAGAAGCCAAGTCCGTCGGAACGAAAGTTTTTTGCGACGTAACGACTTTAAAGCACGCAAGAATAGTCGCTAAATCAGGTGCGGATGCCCTTGTTGCGGTCGCACAGGGAGCGGGCGGGCATGCAGGAGCGATTTCTCCGTTTAGTCTGTTTCCATATTTAAAGAAGGAAATCGGGTTACCCGTTATCGCCGCAGGAGCGATTAGCGGAGGCGCACAAATGGCGGCAGCGCTCTCGTTAGGTGCGGATGCGGTCTATATCGGAACCAGATTGATCGCTTCCAAAGAGGCCTCAGCCTCCGAAGAATATAAGCAAATGATTGTGGACTCTCCTCCCGAAGAAATCGTATACACCGAAAAAATTTCCGGGATTCCGGCAAACTGGCTGCGTCGATCCGTTGAAAAGGCGGGAGACGATTTTCATACCAATCGAACCCATAGTATAGATCAGGAATTTAAGCGTTGGAAAGATATCTGGTCCGCAGGTCAAGGCGTTGCCCAGATCGATTCAGTTTTACCTGCCGGCGAAATCGTCCGAAATATGGCGAAAGAATACGGTGAAATTCTCGGCAAATTACCGAGGCCGGAATAA
- a CDS encoding putative quinol monooxygenase: MIVTVSSYKILPEKIQEFLQISSDLAKKSMKENGVYRFDFLQNDGDDGRFLLIEAYETESLRKSHLETPHFLNWRRTVPEMLSQGTTTVYYKPIYPEPSDWKKLT; the protein is encoded by the coding sequence ATGATTGTAACGGTTTCTTCTTACAAAATTCTTCCTGAAAAAATCCAGGAATTTCTCCAAATAAGCTCCGATCTCGCAAAGAAATCCATGAAAGAAAACGGCGTTTATCGATTCGACTTTCTCCAAAATGACGGCGACGACGGACGATTTCTGTTAATCGAAGCCTACGAAACGGAAAGTTTAAGAAAATCGCATTTGGAGACGCCTCATTTTCTAAATTGGAGAAGAACGGTTCCCGAAATGCTTTCCCAAGGCACCACGACCGTATACTACAAGCCGATTTATCCTGAACCATCGGACTGGAAAAAGCTAACCTAA